The DNA window TCATTTTCAACTTTCAATTTAGgatattattattgaattaattatatatcctcctaaaattacaaaaaaaaaaatgaaagacatTATAGGAAACCCTTTACGCCTTAAATCAGTAAATCATATTTCTCTTATCTGCAAATCACTTGAAGAATCTATCAACTTCTACCAAAATGTTCTTGGATTCATTCCTATTAGAAGGCCCGGATCATTTGATTTTGAAGGAGCATGGTAATTAATTAATGCCTTTATTTAAATTCATTTTCTTTgagttttgtaatttttttttttataaaagttgaatttttctatgtgATGAATTTTGCAGGTTATTTGGCTATGGAATTGGAATTCACCTTCTTCAGACAGCAAACCCTGAAAATATTccaatgaagaaagaaattaatCCAAAAGATAATCATATATCATTCCAGGTAACATTAAATATTGCTTTCAGAGATCTCTTGATAATCCAGAGTTTGGTTGATAAAAAAATTACTTCTGACCAATAAAATTTACAATTATTATTGTATTAAAATTCTACTGATTAGgtcattttaattcaaatttattaATCACATGAATATTGTATTTATATTCTTATTCTTTCAGTAACACAACCAGaaactttatataaaaaaattgcatGACACAAAAATGCTATATAAAACACTTTAGCTTAACTTCCTAGCCTCTCTAACAAAGCATGCCATAAATGCTAAAAGCAAACGAAACCATGCtgtctattttatatattttaaatttttgtattttatttttaataaaattaaactatttcTGTCCCTTTCATGGCTATAGAGAAAGGACAAAAACAATCTTACAAATATCACAAAACGTTTTCTATACTTTAACTTATATTATACACTTCTGCATAGATTATGACATGATAGAAGAAGTGGTTGAATtatacaattaattaaaaaacatataTGAATAATTAATCCTATGTATATTGTGCTTTGTAACATCGACACATCCAAACAAAAAGATGTATCTTGTGTATGACATTTGTCGGTGTATAACACTGACATGTCATAGACAAATGAGATTATTGGTGTTGACATCTCAGTTTCGAAGTGcttcataaatattttgttgttgtatATGGACAGTGTGAAAGCATGGGAATGGTACAAAAATGTTTGGAGGAGATGAAGATTGATTTTGCTCGTGCATTGGTGGAAGAAAATGGAGTTCAAGTTGATCAATTATTTTTCCATGACCCAGATGGATTCATGATTGAGATATGCAATTGTGATAATCTTCCTGTTATTCCATTAGCTGGTGACATGGTTAGATCATGCTCAAGACTCAATCTTGACATTATGCAACAACAGATACAACATGTTGTCAACCAAATTTAATGACGAGGAAATATCAATGTTATGAGTGAGTCTTTCTTTTTTAGTTTTATGTATTTTTCTACATGTTAATTTGTGACTTTCTTATGGATGTAATAGATTCCTTTGCAAAAAGTAATGAATTATATATATCTAATTAAGTTGTTCTTTTTTTTTAGGGTGCATTTGTTCTTCTAATAAAAAGAGAACTAtgtatattgttggaatatttgAAAATACTAGCGTGTGAAATAAGAAAAATTAGAAGTTTTACATtagtttgtttatatattttttatagctttttttattgtaaaaaaaattgatgaaGTTTCAAATTTCAATCCTATGGCAAAAAATTGTTCATGCGATTAGATTACTGATGGTACGACTTTATAAGAATAATTTTAAGTAGCTGGTATTATCGATAAATTGTCTTATAAATTGAAGGAGTTTAAAAATCTTCTAAGacacaaaatcaaataatatgttTTATAACTCATTTTCGCATTAAGGAGGTATTAGTTGTCTTGAACAACAAGAAAAAAATTCATGGGTGTTACTTTTTGAAGTCAATTGTTAAACCTCTCAAGAATTAGAGGTTTGATGGTTGACTTTACCCTCAAGTGACTAAAATATTAATAAGTTTCTCACATCGATAAATCACATTGGGTCTCAATTCACTTACTCCAATTATGAGACACTAAGTCATATAACACACAAATGTATGGACAAGCCAAGTTCATCTATGCAATCTAACCAGGATGAAGATAAATTTATCATTATGCTTGCTCATATCAACTTTCATGGTCCTCAAACAATgttaaataaatcaaagaatcaaaagtaataaattaaaaaaatcatgaatcaacaagtttagaaaactaaaaataaatgtatggctcaacacaaaaatgtataaacaaagtaaatacttaccattaTCCTACAATAGCAACATGTAAACGATataaatcctaagtacaaaaatcatacaaaacattctaaaacaatacaagctcacatcatgaatcacgcctagcaaaaattcatcaatggatgaagaatacacaaaggtgagggacttttaacactcatccaacaatcttgcaaacaaaagattaaattatgcattcatctaaaaatcacattgaaaatacaaaaacaagaatcacaagggcctttcaaggttgtaatgtggcttggttaacaaacaagggatgattcctaaggctaatcgaaacaaaaacttgcctaaacctaagggagtgatcaatccacacaGGTTCAAACCACACAATTCCGATCACACTTCTTCCTTATTCCAAGTTGTCACAACAAAAACACCATACTTGTTAACACAATTATTCCATActcattttgtttttatttttcaaatttttttctcttttttcttttctttctttttcacttttttcttttcttttcttttcaacctcatagcaacaaccaaataagtacataaccatttctctccccaacttgaattcaaccacataataataagaatactccctactttctaaggcaaggtaagaattcatacaacaacacaaagttgagggttcaagaaaaaagaaTCAACACGCATACAAAAATAAGTGAACTAAATGCAAGCATAGAAGTTCAAGAAATaacatggatgttgacaaaaagctcaaagggggttaacaaatgctcacacactcacaaggtgaattgacaatTTGGCTAAGGTGGTTGTGCTTAGaaggaaacaaaatgccttgatccttttcatgctttcataaaatcaacataaacaaaagattaagcataataaaatccagttaaaacaaagattgtggcctcaagcatatatgaacaatggaaagcttcctcacatttatggtttgagaactaaagtgattcaatccacaagcaagtaatgcaaaagaatgaatgtcatggtaattgtacaaatgaaaagtttcctaaacatgctatgctatagaaagcgataaatgagtaccttgaatgaaacgacttcaaaaataatatcctaccatacatcgcaagttgaaacacttaaGCTTTGCAGAATCACCTAAAAAATCTTCGATTAATGGACAGATTTTGAGTCCAAACAACCAATAAAGGAATTAGAAAATATAAtactagtatctactactaaataggCTTGGTGAAGTggaaaaaatgagtgaaccaagtggaataggaatccCACTGATACAAAGCAAAGTGGCAGAATTTTCTCTGTGTCGCTAAGCAAACTTGACTTCGCTAAGCGAGACAATAAAAACTTGAAAAAATCAGAACATAAACAGGTCTTCCAGCcacctccacttcacctaaacacCTCAAATacttaaatataaacaaaaattacaaccgtcggggtgcctcccaacaagcgtttgttttacgtcgttagctcgacgcctttattgttttggtgtttggaaagtaacttcatcccgtcatgccatggtgacgtctcaccgtgcaaacctaaagaaagtttTCTAacaaaaacacttaacaaacgttatgagtacaaatatatacaacaattatacgaacatGAAAGAAAACACGAATTTAGTATtatgtacacaaacaaacacatatgcacaagtatggaacacacacaaatattatcatacaaaaggGAAAGTTGGTGAATGCTTGatacacaagttgaaaagtggatatttgtaattaaagagctaatccgagatcaacatgtttcaccaacattcacaaacaaaagtatacttatatgtaaacatatacaagtaaacctatatggtgaacatagacAAGTAAACATGTCCAAGtattatatatacaagtgaaactatacaatatatacattATATGCAACGCTCAAAACCAcagaaactattgcaatgcaattCTAACAACCATCCccagcaacggcgccattttgttgaagtagGCATAGCGACAAGCAAcaaaatatttggaaatatttatccgggaattatcgtgtccacaaagatTGTGAAAttgccattcaacagtttatgTGGTTTCGaactcgggtttgaatgaacaaaagtgtaaaacagaaaagtaaataaaaaaagaaatcatTCATAGGAAAGATAAGATTTATCAAGCATTGCAtacaatctacttctcacaaacttaaacttatcgaccaattATACTTAACCTATAatactcgtctatgtcatcacgtatctctcacatcagtgtccatctctggagcacctacgagatcaactcacaaccaaggttatctctaacgcaaagtcacgagaacattcgtattctcgcatcgacgatctctcgcgcgccactaaaacacaaaagcattaagaacggatacacaagtgattgtcagctctaaatctatctctagagttcagaaactaacagataatcatcctagataaggattcaagaagtttatctctaaagcaacccaaatcctgagcacagagcaaaaatctaagacaacaatcaacaaagatttataaagcaagttttatataacgccatggctgacaaatatacatgagttaaaaagtaaatacatacacaaaacccAACTATAAGAGAAAACACAAAGTGGAAGataaatgaaccgaaaatctcccagtTTTTCAGCTCCATTCGACAATCAATCCACTTCCAaacatccaaatgcaagctccataatTGTTTTCTAACATAATTTAATCTAAAAATGATAGTTTgatgagttgggaacaaataccccaaaacataacctaaaaaatatgatttttccccttttaacgagctgctgtctcaGGCAATCTCGCTTAGCAGCTCGCTAAGCGAGtagcaaaaaaaatcattttgttttcgccataacttgagaaccgtaactccgaattgcgcctggttcaaagcgttggaaagcgCGCTTGAACCTGGCTAAATAAATGGaaattaaattgatgatttttctaatccttattttgagcctatggaagcgCGCTTGAACCTGGCTAAGCGAGCTTCTACataattttccttattttattgttccaaaactgcgaaatcgaagccgttccttcgacactttattcctcgaggctctgaTATGTATAATTacctataaaacaaaggaaaaactatcaaacggtacacaaaACGAATGAAAACGCAAGTATGTgtatatttacacaaaagttggtattttattataaaaactgAATGAATAttattgataagtgccacaattagaTACTCAAAATAataacattttggcacttatcatttAGCCAGGAAGTAATTAGGCTTAAAGAGTTTCTAACTGTGAATATAGACATTTAAGACTCGGTTTTGAACACGACGAAGGGAAACAAATCCGTAACCAATGACATCCTTCGAAGCAAGAGACACTTTAAAAAGATTGGAGAAGATGTCTCAAGAAGCCAAACTCGTTTCCTTTGATATTCATACCAGTATTAAAATACCCGTATGAAATGTCAAGCACAAGGATGGAGTTGTGAAGGGGAAAATGAAGGTGATCCAGAACCTCCTTCTCAAAAGAGGTTAGTGGAAGACAAACACCTATCCTGGAAAATACAGGCATAAAAGGGATAGAATACCCCATCGAACTTGTGAAATATCCTTTTTCTGCATGAAACAGTGAGATTTCCCAATAAAAAGAAATCCATATTCCTAAAGGATCAAACGACATTACCTTCCTTTGGACAAAAGCAGACTTATAAACTAAACACGTTGGCTTGACCCAAGAATAATCTTCAAATGTGATCGCCGCCATCAGAACTGATGTGCCAAAAAGTAGACAAGTGTgaaacaacaaaaccaaaagaaatTGAGAAGTAGCGCCTAAACTCTTGTAAGAAAAGCAAAATGAAGATTATCAGTCCAGATCTAACAATCTGAGGGTAACACGCTTCTTGTCCCATTAATACCCACGAAGATAAAAAAACTTGAGTAACCTAGGTAGGGTAACTGATTCCTAACCCACGTACCTAAGGTAACATGTCGATgattaagagagagagagagagagagagagagggagaaggAGCAAATAAGAGACAATaaaacattaaatgcactcaTTGCTTCTGCGAAGTACTCAAAACGTTTCAACTTTCTATGCAAATGGGGTATGTCTTCGATATGAACGACCAAGGCTGTTATTCCTCTTCCTTACATATATGTAATGACGTCATTTCATGTAACAAGTTTCAAATACAATTTGAATACCTACTCTGACTTGAGAATTGATTGCTAATCTTATAGGTACACCCTCCCACTTCGTCGTATAAAATTTTTTCCTCCACTATAATTTTCACGACTCTATACATTTCGAAACAaaatagttttctttgaattaTGTCTTAATcctcttattttaatttaatttttcttttttttttatcttcttgTTTATTATAAAAAGTACATCACCGTCTTTTGATTTAtaaagaagaaaaggaagaaaaaaaaaaatgagatgataatatataaaaattcacATTtgtattaaagttttttttttttttgatgggcACATTTGTATTAAAGTTAACATTAAACCTACCTACACACTTGTGGGCTGACGTTGCTACATAAAAACCAAAAAATTACAGCATACAATCCAACCACTTTCTAAAATATGTAACAAATCAATACAAATGATTTTCACattgaaataaatatatactATAACATTCTTAAAAAAGTTGATGTACTTCCTAACATAAACATTGTTTTATTATCCAGAATTTGGTGTGATAGGTTGGATTGATTGATCCTATTCTTCATGGAGCACGTGGGAATGACGTGTAAGGGCATTCTATTTATTGCTTACAAAAGTACAAATATTTGATACTCTAAAGTTTTTTAAATATTGTTgatgtatgaattttttttatataaatatatttatacaattgttattttttttaaaatctgaaTATGTTCTGATATTTAAACAAAGTCTAATAatcttttgaattttaaaatttgtcATGATTTTGATACGGCTTTGACTCTGATTCATCTAAACTCATCTGAAGTTTTTTAAATCTTGGACTCTGATTCATCTAAATTTATCTGAAGTTTTTTATAGTAAAAAAGTAATAGAGACAATTTATTATTTGGTTGTCATTGATTTCTCTATTTATATATAATCCTTTTTATATAAtttgatataaataaaaaatattagaaaacaAAAATAGAGTAAAATTATTCTTGACCACAACACTAGAGAAAATAAATCCTTTATATTCTCTTTCTCTATATATAGATCTATTACATCCATCATGCATTTACCTATATATACTCTCAAAATTCTTCTCAAAACCATATTCAAACTCTAATCTACAttctttcttttcctcttcttccttttttttttttaacttcattttcatcttaTTAGATAAGAGAGgtattattcaattaattttttcaaaatcacaaaaatgaaAGACGTTGCAGGCAACCCTTTACGTCTTAAATCAGTGAATCATATCTCTCTTATCTGCAAATCGTTGGATGAATCTATCAACTTCTACCAAAATATTCTTGGTTTCATTCCCATTAGAAGgcctggatcatttgattttgAAGGGGCatggtaattaattaattaattaattaattaattaattaatggatttatttaaatttattttcttcaaCTTTGGTAGTTTTCTtttatagaatttgattttttcatGTGATGATGCATTTTTTCAGGCTATTTGGCTATGGAATTGGAATTCACCTTCTTCAGACTAAAGCCGCTGAAAATATTccaatgaagaaggaaattaatCCAAAAGATAATCATATATCATTCCAGGTAACATTAATTCATTTCAATacaattaattaattacaatGTTTGTTCATTTAATTCAATTGCCAATCACGTGGATCAATTATATATAGATTCTTATTCTTTTAGTAACACAACAAGAAActttatagaagaaaaaaaaactacatGATACAAAAAGCTATAAGAAAATTACAAGGCCAACATGACATGAATGCAAAAAGCAAATGAAACGatgctattttttttataaattttaaaattgtttgcattttatttttttacaaaaaataaaattatttctgTCCCTTTCCTAGCTATagatattaggaagatcctaaagtcccacattggctagagatagagctttcaaagaatatatatagagggacacttctcaccttaccaaccggttttgtaaggatgagttaggtcaaactccaatatggtatcagagcctatcgatcggaccatgggccgcccaccattaatatccacgcaccaagcccaaaaagagtgctgggcgtgagggggtgtattaggaagatcctaaagtcccacattggctagagatagagctttcaaagaatatatatagagggacactcctcaccttaccaaccggttttgtaaggatgagttaggtcaaactccaATAATAGATAAATGACAAAAACAATTTCATAAATAATACAAACGTTTTCTACACCTTAACTTATATTGTACACTTCTGAATCTTATGATGATGACTTGATAAAGTGGttgaattatatatttaattaaaattttcacatagatgaataattaactaaatatataatttatcttgTTTTGTAATACCGACACATGTGAATAAAGACGTGTCTGTATCTGATGTATAATATATGTGTTTTAGtgctttataaatattttgttgttgtgaATGAACAGTGTGAAAATATGGGAATAGTACAAAAATGTTTGGAGGAGATGAAGATTGATTATGCTCGTGCATTGGTGGAAGAAAATGGAGCTAAAGTTGATCAGATGTTTTTTCATGACCCAGATGGATTCATGATTGAGATATGCAATTGTGATAATATTCCTATTATTCCATTAGCCGGAGACATGGCTAGATCATGCTCAAGACTCAATCTTGATATTATGCAACAACAAATGCAACAAGTTGTCAACCAAATTTGATCATGAGAACTTTGAGTTGGGGAATTAGAAAGACaagttaattaaatattaatgttaTGTATGACTTATGAGTGAGTCTTTCTTTTTTTAGTTTAtgtatgtattctatttgttaaTATGTTACTTTCTTATGGATGTAATAGAATCCATTGTAAAAGTAAtgaatttatataatatattattattttaaattactttttatgcataattaattaagCTCTTCTTCTAATCAAAAGAAAAGTGTGTAAATAT is part of the Vicia villosa cultivar HV-30 ecotype Madison, WI linkage group LG2, Vvil1.0, whole genome shotgun sequence genome and encodes:
- the LOC131654091 gene encoding glyoxylase I 4-like, which encodes MKDIIGNPLRLKSVNHISLICKSLEESINFYQNVLGFIPIRRPGSFDFEGAWLFGYGIGIHLLQTANPENIPMKKEINPKDNHISFQCESMGMVQKCLEEMKIDFARALVEENGVQVDQLFFHDPDGFMIEICNCDNLPVIPLAGDMVRSCSRLNLDIMQQQIQHVVNQI
- the LOC131654090 gene encoding glyoxylase I 4-like translates to MKDVAGNPLRLKSVNHISLICKSLDESINFYQNILGFIPIRRPGSFDFEGAWLFGYGIGIHLLQTKAAENIPMKKEINPKDNHISFQCENMGIVQKCLEEMKIDYARALVEENGAKVDQMFFHDPDGFMIEICNCDNIPIIPLAGDMARSCSRLNLDIMQQQMQQVVNQI